TCTGCAATGCTCCTTCTACCTGACGAACAAAAACAGTCTCTGTTTGTCCGGCCTCCCGTTCAGCCAGGGTTTCCCCCACACAGACAATCGGGATCAACCCGGCGGCCAAAGCGGCTTTAACTTTTTGATTGATCAGGGCATCGGTCTCCCCAAAATACTGGCGGCGTTCCGAGTGGCCGATGATCACATAGCGGCAACCCGCCGCCGCCAGCATGGCGGCGGAAATCTCACCAGTATAGGCCCCGTCCCTGGCATAGTGCAGGTTTTGCGCCCCGAGGCGCACATTAGTCCCCTGCAACAGATCATATACTGCCGCCAAACTGGTGAAGGGAGGGCAAACCACTACCTCCACCTCCGGCAGGTTGCTGATCAGAGGCTTCAGCTCCTCCACCAGCCGGCAGGCCTCCGGCGGGGTTTTATACATTTTCCAGTTTCCGGCAATGATGGGCTTGCGCATCTGCCGGCACCTCCTTTCGCCAGCCGGAAAACCGGCCGGCCTTCACTTGTCCAGCAAAGCCTCCACACCAGGGAGCTTTTTCCCTTCCAGAAATTCCAAAGAAGCGCCGCCGCCGGTAGAGATATGGGTAATCCTATCGGCAACCCCCGCTTTTTCTAAAGCGGCCACGGAATCCCCGCCGCCCACAATTGTCACTCCAAAGCAGCCGGCCACTGCCTCTGCCACCCCAAAGGTACCCTTAGCGAAAGGCTCCATTTCAAACACCCCCATCGGGCCGTTCCAGACCACGGTCTTGGCCCGGCTCACGGCCAGGGCAAAGGCTGCCACCGTCTGGGGGCCGATATCCAAAGCCATCCAGCCTTCCGGCACCGAATCCACGGGAACCGTTTTTTTAGGTGCATCCGGGGCCATCGCCTCTGCCACCACCAGGTCCTGGGGCAGGATTAAATCGACTCCTTTTTGCCGGGCGGCCTCGGCCAAGCCCTGCGCCAGCTCTAGTTTATCTTTTTCCACCAGAGACCTGCCCATGGCCACGCCTTTGGCCGCCAAAAACGTATTGGCCATCCCGCCGCCCACCAGCAGGGCGTCTACTTTTCCTAACAGGTTTTCCAAGACTGAGATCTTATCGGAAACCTTGGCCCCGCCGATAATAGCCACAAAGGGCCGCTCCGGCTCGGCCAAAGCCCGCCCCATGACGGATATTTCTTTCTCCAGCAACAAGCCTGCTACTGCCGGCAGGTGCCGGGCCACTCCCTCGGTAGAAGCATGGGCCCGGTGGGCGGCCCCAAAGGCATCATTGACATAAACCTCGGCCAGTTGCGCCAGCTCCTTGGCGAACTCCGGGTCGTTTTGCTCTTCTTCTTTATGAAAGCGGACGTTTTCCAGCATCAGGACCTGACCAGGTTTTAAGGCCGCTGCCATGGTCTTGACCCGCTGGCCTACACAATCCGGAGCCTGGGCCACATCTGCCCCCAAGAAGCCGGCCAGGTGCCGGGCTACCGGGGCCAGGCTGAAACTGGGGTCCGGTTTTCCCTTCGGCCGCCCCAGATGGGAAGCCAGGATCACCTTTGCACCCTGTTCAACAAGATAGCGAATCGTGGGCAGGGCAGCCCTGATCCTGGTGTCATCGGTGATCTTGCCTTCCTGATCCATGGGGACATTAAAGTCCACCCGCACCAGCACCCTCTTGCCATTTACCTCTATATCCTGAACAGATTTTTTTGTCACAGGCCAATCCCCTTTCTGCAAACTATCTACAAGCCCTTGCCGGCCATATACAGAGCCAGGTCCACCACCCGGCAGGAATAGCCCCACTCGTTGTCATACCAGGCGATCACCTTGACCATGTTTTTGTCCAGGACCATGGTTGATAAGGCATCCACAATGGACGAGCGGGCATCGCCGTTATAGTCCCTGGATACCAGGGGTTCTTCGCTGTAACCCAGGATGTTCTTCATCGCGCCATCGGCT
The sequence above is a segment of the Syntrophomonadaceae bacterium genome. Coding sequences within it:
- the tpiA gene encoding triose-phosphate isomerase, coding for MRKPIIAGNWKMYKTPPEACRLVEELKPLISNLPEVEVVVCPPFTSLAAVYDLLQGTNVRLGAQNLHYARDGAYTGEISAAMLAAAGCRYVIIGHSERRQYFGETDALINQKVKAALAAGLIPIVCVGETLAEREAGQTETVFVRQVEGALQSLSADEVAGLVLAYEPVWAIGTGKTATAAEAQRVIGLIREQVAALFGKEAAALIRIQYGGSVKPENIKEIMAEPDIDGALVGGASLTAASFASICRFADSQIGDIPKLGTFLSPKTGPD
- a CDS encoding phosphoglycerate kinase, which codes for MTKKSVQDIEVNGKRVLVRVDFNVPMDQEGKITDDTRIRAALPTIRYLVEQGAKVILASHLGRPKGKPDPSFSLAPVARHLAGFLGADVAQAPDCVGQRVKTMAAALKPGQVLMLENVRFHKEEEQNDPEFAKELAQLAEVYVNDAFGAAHRAHASTEGVARHLPAVAGLLLEKEISVMGRALAEPERPFVAIIGGAKVSDKISVLENLLGKVDALLVGGGMANTFLAAKGVAMGRSLVEKDKLELAQGLAEAARQKGVDLILPQDLVVAEAMAPDAPKKTVPVDSVPEGWMALDIGPQTVAAFALAVSRAKTVVWNGPMGVFEMEPFAKGTFGVAEAVAGCFGVTIVGGGDSVAALEKAGVADRITHISTGGGASLEFLEGKKLPGVEALLDK